The following are from one region of the Klebsiella aerogenes genome:
- the rpsS gene encoding 30S ribosomal protein S19, producing the protein MPRSLKKGPFIDLHLLKKVEKAVESGDKKPLRTWSRRSTIFPNMIGLTIAVHNGRQHVPVFVSDEMVGHKLGEFAPTRTYRGHAADKKAKKK; encoded by the coding sequence ATGCCACGTTCTCTCAAGAAAGGTCCTTTTATTGACCTGCACTTGCTGAAGAAGGTAGAGAAAGCGGTGGAAAGCGGAGACAAGAAGCCCCTGCGCACTTGGTCCCGTCGTTCAACGATCTTTCCTAACATGATCGGTTTGACCATCGCTGTCCATAATGGTCGTCAGCACGTTCCAGTTTTTGTTTCCGACGAAATGGTTGGTCACAAACTGGGTGAATTCGCACCGACTCGTACTTATCGCGGCCACGCTGCTGATAAAAAAGCGAAGAAGAAATAA